One window of the Hippocampus zosterae strain Florida chromosome 8, ASM2543408v3, whole genome shotgun sequence genome contains the following:
- the LOC127605703 gene encoding KN motif and ankyrin repeat domain-containing protein 1-like: protein MWCIPRYVFLCYSRGRVEDPNTERYESTSSDESSGEDKEKMDVKGEGDSSEAEEKHKEPTSAEKPKEGADAHGEDAEILHAEEGAVAAQKESSKHLLDPDTSQELLGLEDEGEKVDKHFIDACLYVKDRMEEVTSPDKEMRQVLVVLYQEWFKVSSQKTSEADTVRLYLRQVGLTTPTLLPYVVNLTDGNGNMALHYSVSHSNFPVVKLLLDTGLCETDNVNKAGYTPVMLAALTAAESPDDLEVAQQLLKLGDVNARSRQMGQTALMLAVSHGRLAMVRLLLNCGADVNAQDYEGSTALMCASEHGHTHIAGLLLETGHCDTSLTDKNGQTAKQVAEGSSHPDVVDLIKAHDQAKCGH, encoded by the exons GTATGAGAGCACGTCGAGCGACGAGTCCAGTGGAGAGGACAAGGAAAAAATGGATGTCAAAGGAGAGGGGGACAGCTCAGAGGCAGAGGAAAAACACAAGGAGCCTACTTCAGCAGAAAAGCCTAAGGAGGGAGCAGATGCGCATGGGGAAGATGCTGAAATCTTGCATGCTGAAGAAGGTGCGGTAGCTGCACAGAAAGAGAGCAGCAAACATCTGCTGGATCCAGACACTAGCCAGGAGCTTCTGGGGCTAGAGGATGAAGG GGAAAAAGTTGACAAGCATTTTATAGATGCCTGCCTCTATGTTAAGGATCGCATGGAGGAGGTAACGTCTCCAGATAAAGAAATG CGTCAAGTTTTAGTGGTCCTGTACCAGGAATGGTTCAAAGTTTCCAGTCAGAAAACTTCGGAGGCCGACACCGTCCGATTATACCTGCGCCAAGTGGGATTGACCACACCGACTCTCCTGCCATATGTTGTAAACCTGACCGACGGCAACGGGAATATGGCGCTCCACTACAGTGTCTCGCATTCAAACTTCCCCGTGGTCAAACTGCTGCTTGATACTG GACTTTGTGAAACGGACAACGTGAACAAGGCAGGCTATACGCCAGTGATGCTGGCTGCATTGACAGCTGCTGAGAGTCCCGACGATTTAGAGGTCGCGCAACAACTGCTGAAACTCGGTGATGTTAACGCGCGCTCCAGACAG ATGGGTCAGACAGCTCTGATGCTAGCCGTGAGCCATGGCCGTCTTGCCATGGTGAGGTTGCTGCTCAATTGTGGCGCAGATGTAAATGCTCAGGATTATGAGGGATCCACGGCCTTGATGTGTGCCAGCGAGCACGGCCACACTCACATTGCTGGCCTCCTGCTGGAGACAGGTCACTGTGACACCAGCCTCACAGATAAG AATGGACAGACCGCGAAGCAGGTGGCAGAAGGATCTTCCCACCCAGATGTTGTTGACCTCATCAAGGCCCACGACCAAGCAAAGTGTGGCCACTGA